A region of Rhodoferax potami DNA encodes the following proteins:
- a CDS encoding oxidoreductase, whose product MNTHLLLQGKTVLVVGAAGRIGRVIVDAVLAAGGRAVALDTDAVGLKALTDAHSPGTLSCATLDMADRASIDRALADAHDRFGSVDGAVNTAYPRNARYGRHFFDVEYADFCENTSLHMGGYFLFMQACSRYALESQQPFSLVNLSSIYGSVAPRFDVYAGTEMTMPVEYAAIKAGLEHMTRYVNAYMKGRGAAFRANCVSPGGILAGQDGQFLARYGEQCLSKGMLDAQDVTGAIVFLLSDAARHVVGQNIIVDDGFSI is encoded by the coding sequence ATGAACACTCATCTTCTCCTCCAAGGCAAGACCGTCCTTGTCGTTGGCGCGGCCGGTCGTATTGGCCGCGTCATCGTTGATGCCGTGCTGGCGGCCGGTGGCCGCGCGGTCGCCCTCGACACGGACGCCGTTGGCCTGAAGGCGTTGACCGACGCCCACAGCCCGGGCACCCTGTCCTGCGCGACGCTCGACATGGCCGACCGTGCCTCTATCGACCGCGCGCTGGCCGACGCCCACGACCGCTTCGGAAGCGTCGACGGCGCTGTCAACACGGCGTATCCGCGCAACGCTCGCTACGGCCGCCACTTTTTCGACGTCGAGTACGCTGACTTCTGCGAAAACACTAGTCTGCACATGGGTGGCTATTTCTTGTTCATGCAGGCCTGCTCCCGATATGCGTTGGAGAGTCAGCAGCCATTCTCGCTGGTAAATCTGTCCTCAATCTACGGCTCGGTGGCGCCGCGCTTCGATGTTTACGCCGGTACCGAGATGACGATGCCGGTCGAATACGCAGCCATCAAGGCCGGGCTCGAGCACATGACGCGCTACGTGAATGCCTACATGAAGGGCCGCGGTGCGGCCTTCCGTGCGAACTGCGTAAGCCCGGGTGGAATCCTTGCCGGGCAGGATGGGCAGTTTCTTGCCCGCTACGGCGAACAATGCCTGTCTAAGGGCATGTTGGATGCGCAAGACGTTACCGGCGCCATAGTGTTTCTGCTCTCTGACGCTGCGCGCCACGTCGTTGGGCAGAACATCATTGTGGACGATGGATTTTCGATCTAA
- the wbjC gene encoding UDP-2-acetamido-2,6-beta-L-arabino-hexul-4-ose reductase, with protein MSIANSRVLVTGANGFIGKNLIVRLSELTNVSVVTFTRGDDVAVLPELVSRVDAVVHLAGENRPADEAAFAQVNTGLTAELCKSIKKVFQSTGRNVPLVLASSTQAERDNPYGRSKLAAESEVHRLSQETGNPCVIFRLPGVFGKWCKPNYNSVVGTFCHNIARDLPIQISDPTATLRLTYVDDVISALLVALESPEAGCVQAQVEPEYSTTLGELATKIRSFGDCRTTLLTERVGSGLVRALYATYVSYLPTEKFSYEVTQHADARGVFVEMLKTPDCGQFSYFTAHPGITRGGHYHHTKTEKFLVIKGDALFRFRHLITNELIELRTNSGTAQVVDTIPGWTHDITNVGNDELVVMLWANENFDREKPDTITHRV; from the coding sequence ATGAGTATCGCGAATTCCCGTGTTTTGGTGACCGGTGCCAATGGCTTCATTGGCAAGAATCTGATTGTCCGTTTGAGTGAACTTACCAATGTGAGTGTGGTCACTTTCACGCGCGGCGATGATGTTGCCGTCTTGCCGGAGCTGGTATCGCGAGTTGATGCTGTAGTGCACTTGGCCGGTGAGAACCGGCCTGCGGATGAGGCAGCATTTGCACAGGTCAACACCGGCCTTACTGCTGAGCTTTGCAAATCCATTAAGAAGGTATTTCAATCAACTGGGCGAAATGTACCTTTGGTTTTGGCATCTTCTACCCAAGCGGAGCGGGATAATCCTTACGGGCGCAGCAAGCTTGCCGCTGAGTCAGAAGTCCATAGGTTGTCACAGGAAACGGGCAATCCTTGCGTGATTTTCCGTCTCCCAGGGGTTTTCGGTAAATGGTGTAAGCCCAACTACAACTCGGTGGTCGGCACTTTTTGCCACAACATCGCGCGAGATTTGCCTATCCAGATCAGTGACCCAACAGCCACATTGCGACTGACGTATGTGGACGATGTTATCAGTGCTCTCTTGGTTGCACTTGAATCCCCGGAAGCAGGATGCGTTCAGGCTCAGGTTGAGCCGGAGTACAGCACCACATTGGGTGAACTGGCGACAAAAATCCGGTCCTTTGGTGATTGCCGCACAACGCTCCTCACGGAACGAGTAGGCAGTGGCTTGGTGCGTGCGTTGTACGCCACATACGTAAGTTACTTGCCTACCGAAAAATTTTCATATGAGGTAACACAGCACGCGGACGCGCGTGGTGTGTTTGTGGAAATGCTCAAAACTCCCGACTGTGGTCAGTTCAGCTATTTCACAGCGCACCCGGGGATTACCCGTGGTGGGCATTACCACCACACCAAAACTGAAAAATTCCTTGTCATTAAGGGTGATGCGCTCTTTCGGTTCCGCCATTTGATAACCAACGAGCTGATTGAACTCCGAACCAATAGCGGCACCGCTCAAGTGGTAGATACGATACCCGGCTGGACGCACGACATCACCAATGTTGGCAACGACGAGCTGGTTGTAATGCTTTGGGCCAATGAAAATTTTGACCGTGAAAAGCCGGACACCATAACCCATAGAGTTTGA
- a CDS encoding glycosyltransferase family 4 protein, with product MRIALIADTFPPLRTSGAVQLRDLSREFARQGHSLCVLLPSPDQREPWKLEEFDGAQVLRLKAPRTKDIAYARRTLAEFAMPFAMLRNLRKSPLAKEQWDGVVWYAPSIFHGPLVNALKKSSRCKGYLIIRDIFPEWAVDMGLMGRGMPYRFFDAVARYQYSVADVVGVQTPGNRRYFASWLERPDRQLEVLQNWLDKPAQSQCSIRVDETALAGRKVFVYAGNMGVAQGMDILLDLAEKMRSRPDVGFLFVGRGSDSARLMATAQLRQLDNVVFFDEINPDEIPSLYAQCDVGIVALDPRHKSHNIPGKFLTYMQSGLPVLANINAGNDLAQLIRDERVGQVCEANQVGELLSLAEKLLDQVKTDSGLSTRCTSLFEREFAVENTVKQIVEALSVNVEAR from the coding sequence ATGCGTATTGCTCTGATTGCGGACACATTTCCGCCACTAAGAACTTCCGGTGCGGTTCAGTTGCGGGACCTGTCCCGTGAATTTGCACGACAGGGCCATTCTTTGTGTGTGCTGCTCCCTTCTCCTGATCAGCGAGAGCCTTGGAAGCTTGAGGAATTCGATGGTGCCCAAGTACTGCGCCTGAAAGCCCCGCGAACCAAAGACATTGCCTACGCACGGCGCACCTTGGCAGAGTTTGCTATGCCGTTCGCCATGCTGCGAAACCTGCGCAAGAGCCCGCTTGCTAAGGAACAATGGGATGGCGTTGTGTGGTACGCCCCATCGATCTTTCATGGTCCCCTAGTTAATGCGCTCAAGAAATCGAGTCGTTGTAAGGGCTACTTGATCATCCGCGACATTTTCCCTGAATGGGCGGTCGACATGGGGTTGATGGGGCGGGGCATGCCCTATCGCTTTTTTGATGCAGTGGCGCGCTACCAGTACTCTGTCGCCGACGTGGTCGGCGTGCAAACGCCTGGCAACCGACGCTATTTCGCCTCTTGGCTGGAGCGGCCGGACCGGCAGTTGGAAGTTCTGCAAAACTGGCTAGACAAACCTGCGCAGTCCCAATGTTCGATTCGAGTGGATGAAACCGCTTTGGCAGGCCGTAAGGTATTCGTCTACGCCGGCAATATGGGTGTTGCCCAGGGCATGGACATCTTGCTAGATTTGGCCGAAAAGATGCGCAGTCGACCAGACGTCGGTTTCTTGTTTGTGGGGCGTGGCAGCGATTCGGCAAGACTCATGGCGACAGCTCAGTTAAGGCAGCTGGACAACGTAGTCTTCTTTGACGAAATAAATCCTGACGAAATTCCTAGTCTTTATGCCCAGTGCGACGTGGGGATTGTGGCCCTTGACCCACGGCATAAATCGCACAACATACCTGGTAAGTTCCTGACTTATATGCAAAGCGGCCTGCCTGTATTGGCCAACATCAACGCTGGCAATGACTTGGCTCAGTTGATCAGAGATGAACGCGTTGGTCAGGTGTGCGAGGCCAATCAGGTGGGTGAGTTGTTATCCCTAGCAGAAAAATTGCTGGATCAAGTTAAGACGGATTCAGGATTGTCGACCCGCTGCACATCTTTGTTTGAACGCGAATTCGCAGTTGAAAATACTGTCAAGCAAATCGTGGAAGCGCTTTCGGTAAATGTCGAGGCACGGTAA
- a CDS encoding polysaccharide biosynthesis protein — protein sequence MFNDKILLITGGTGSFGNAVLRRFLDSDLREIRIFSRDEKKQDDMRKKYNNPKLKFYIGDVRDHQSVLNVVRGVDFIYHAAALKQVPSCEFHPLEAVKTNVLGTENVLEAAITCGVKRVVVLSTDKAVYPINAMGISKAMMEKVAVAKSRNSNSTVINVTRYGNVMCSRGSVIPLFTQQIRAGQPITITDPEMTRFMMTLEDAVDLVLYAFEHGKPGEIFVQKAPAATIETLAYALTELLGKPKHEVRVIGTRHGEKLYEALLSREEMVAAEDLSGYYCVPPDLRDLNYGKFVEQGEVRISEATDYNSHNTTRLDVPGMQALLMKLRFMQATVRGEVVEAEE from the coding sequence ATGTTTAATGACAAGATTCTTCTTATCACGGGTGGTACGGGCTCATTTGGTAACGCAGTGCTTCGCCGGTTTCTTGATTCAGATTTGCGCGAAATTCGTATTTTCAGTCGCGATGAGAAAAAGCAAGACGACATGCGCAAGAAGTACAACAACCCTAAGCTTAAGTTTTATATTGGGGATGTGCGTGATCATCAATCCGTATTAAATGTGGTTCGGGGTGTTGATTTCATCTACCACGCGGCTGCACTCAAGCAAGTTCCATCGTGTGAATTTCATCCGCTTGAGGCAGTAAAGACCAACGTTCTGGGTACTGAAAACGTGCTCGAAGCTGCCATCACCTGCGGTGTCAAGCGAGTGGTGGTGCTCAGCACAGATAAAGCGGTCTACCCCATTAATGCCATGGGCATCAGTAAAGCCATGATGGAAAAGGTGGCGGTGGCCAAGTCCCGTAACAGCAACAGCACGGTGATAAATGTCACTCGTTACGGCAACGTAATGTGCTCACGTGGTTCGGTGATTCCGCTATTTACGCAGCAGATCCGCGCCGGTCAACCCATCACCATCACTGATCCAGAAATGACCCGGTTCATGATGACGCTGGAAGATGCTGTGGACTTGGTGTTGTATGCATTTGAGCACGGGAAGCCAGGCGAAATTTTTGTGCAAAAAGCGCCGGCCGCAACCATTGAAACGCTGGCTTACGCTTTGACCGAGTTGCTGGGCAAGCCTAAGCACGAGGTACGCGTCATCGGCACGCGTCACGGTGAAAAGCTATACGAAGCCTTGTTGAGTCGCGAGGAAATGGTTGCTGCTGAAGATTTAAGCGGTTATTACTGCGTGCCTCCAGATCTGCGCGATCTCAACTACGGCAAATTTGTGGAACAAGGGGAAGTGAGGATCTCTGAAGCTACAGATTACAACTCGCACAACACAACTCGGCTGGACGTCCCCGGCATGCAGGCTTTGTTGATGAAACTGCGCTTCATGCAGGCAACTGTGCGCGGAGAGGTGGTAGAGGCTGAAGAATGA
- a CDS encoding Gfo/Idh/MocA family protein: MSTTVSRCLVVGSGSIARRHIANLRQLLPRAEVACVSASGRSIPLGETAATICLTSFDEALAWQPELAVVASPAPLHLDHAVALLETGIAVLIEKPLSDSLSRYGALATRLEPWRDRIEVAYNLRFLSSCRRMRMLLHENVVGRLHSVHIDLGQYLPDWRPGSDYRRNVSANRSLGGGVLLELSHEFDYLTHLFGRFDRVFCVIGQSDLLEIDVEDRADILLTRADGLVAQLHMDFLQRKATRRCKVIGEHGNLLWDLVANSITLETSFREEVLFSEPDVDRNAMYLELLSGFIDLAQGRAAPRITYEDGLAVLAMVDAMRQSAKTGLPVQLSSVSQ; encoded by the coding sequence GTGAGCACTACAGTGTCGCGTTGCCTTGTGGTCGGCAGCGGCAGCATCGCACGCCGCCACATAGCTAATCTGCGCCAACTGCTGCCGCGGGCCGAGGTCGCCTGCGTTTCGGCCTCGGGCCGCTCCATCCCGCTTGGCGAAACGGCGGCCACCATTTGCCTGACCTCGTTCGACGAGGCACTGGCATGGCAACCGGAACTCGCAGTGGTAGCGTCTCCCGCGCCGCTTCATCTGGACCACGCGGTCGCGTTGCTGGAGACCGGTATCGCAGTGCTGATCGAGAAGCCCCTGAGCGACTCCCTGTCCCGTTATGGGGCGCTGGCCACACGGCTGGAGCCTTGGCGCGACCGCATCGAGGTGGCCTACAACCTGCGCTTCCTGTCGTCGTGCCGCCGTATGCGCATGCTCCTCCATGAGAATGTCGTCGGTCGCCTCCACAGTGTCCACATCGACCTCGGCCAATACCTGCCGGATTGGCGTCCAGGCTCGGACTACCGACGCAACGTGTCCGCCAATCGTTCGCTTGGCGGTGGCGTGCTGCTGGAGCTCAGCCACGAGTTCGATTACCTGACCCATCTATTCGGCCGCTTCGATCGGGTCTTCTGCGTAATCGGGCAATCCGACCTGCTGGAAATCGATGTCGAAGACCGTGCAGACATCCTGCTCACCCGGGCCGACGGGCTGGTCGCTCAGCTACATATGGATTTCCTCCAGCGGAAGGCGACCCGTCGCTGTAAGGTGATTGGCGAGCACGGCAACCTGCTTTGGGATCTGGTGGCTAACAGCATCACACTGGAAACAAGTTTCCGAGAGGAAGTCCTTTTCTCCGAGCCCGACGTTGATCGAAATGCGATGTACTTGGAGCTGCTAAGCGGCTTCATCGATCTTGCTCAGGGCCGCGCTGCGCCGCGCATCACCTACGAGGACGGTCTGGCCGTGCTGGCGATGGTGGACGCCATGCGACAGTCGGCCAAGACCGGCCTGCCCGTGCAACTTTCCTCCGTATCACAATGA
- the hisH gene encoding imidazole glycerol phosphate synthase subunit HisH codes for MICIVDYGVGNIQAFLNLFKRLGIEARRANTPDALSDAVRLVLPGVGHFDHAMQRLNDSGMRPKLEQMVIGAKVPVVGICVGMQMLAHGSDEGNLPGLNWVPGRVRAFATQPKSAALPMPHMGWNELQPRAQSKLFTKGFEEAPQFYFLHSYFFDAEDKNDVAATATYGLDFDAVVSRGHIHGVQCHPEKSHHWGEQLLKNFVEL; via the coding sequence ATGATCTGCATCGTTGATTATGGTGTAGGCAATATACAAGCTTTCTTGAATCTGTTTAAACGGCTTGGCATAGAGGCCAGGAGAGCAAATACACCAGATGCGTTGTCTGACGCAGTTCGCTTAGTGTTGCCTGGTGTGGGCCACTTCGACCATGCAATGCAGCGCCTCAACGACTCGGGCATGCGACCTAAGCTCGAACAGATGGTTATTGGCGCAAAAGTGCCTGTGGTGGGCATTTGTGTGGGTATGCAAATGTTGGCACATGGTTCAGACGAAGGCAACTTGCCTGGACTGAATTGGGTGCCCGGCCGCGTCCGGGCCTTTGCAACACAGCCGAAAAGCGCTGCCTTGCCGATGCCGCATATGGGGTGGAATGAATTGCAGCCGCGGGCTCAGAGCAAACTTTTTACAAAAGGGTTTGAAGAGGCGCCACAGTTTTATTTTTTGCACTCCTACTTCTTTGATGCGGAAGACAAGAACGATGTCGCTGCCACTGCCACTTATGGGTTGGACTTTGATGCTGTAGTGTCGCGTGGTCATATTCACGGCGTGCAGTGTCACCCGGAGAAAAGCCATCATTGGGGTGAGCAACTTCTGAAAAATTTTGTGGAGCTTTGA
- a CDS encoding AglZ/HisF2 family acetamidino modification protein — protein MLRPRIIPCLLLHRGGLVKTQGFKDPKYVGDPINAVRIFNEKEADELMVLDIDATVNRVAPDFALIAKLAAECRMPLCYGGGVTTAEQAARIVDMGVEKVAVSAAAIAKPYLLTEMAAAVGRQSVVAVLDVRKRTGLFAKGYELCTHNGKTVHKLDPVAFSKQLQDAGAGEIVLNSVDRDGLMQGYDLDLAMQFKQALKVPVTFLGGAGSLEHMGELISNLGVVGASAGSLFVFKGKYRAVLINYPTPDQKIKLCRDALKQ, from the coding sequence ATGTTGCGTCCTCGAATTATTCCCTGTTTGTTGTTGCACCGGGGTGGTCTGGTTAAAACTCAGGGTTTTAAGGACCCTAAATATGTAGGTGATCCAATTAACGCGGTCAGGATCTTCAACGAAAAAGAAGCCGATGAATTGATGGTGTTGGACATCGATGCAACGGTAAATAGAGTTGCACCAGACTTTGCCCTCATTGCCAAGTTGGCTGCTGAATGCCGCATGCCTCTTTGTTATGGCGGTGGAGTGACCACTGCAGAGCAGGCTGCACGCATAGTGGATATGGGTGTGGAAAAGGTGGCCGTAAGTGCCGCTGCCATCGCTAAGCCATATTTACTTACGGAAATGGCAGCTGCTGTCGGGCGACAGTCAGTCGTCGCGGTTTTAGACGTACGCAAGCGGACAGGGCTGTTTGCCAAGGGGTATGAGCTATGTACCCATAATGGCAAAACAGTACACAAGCTCGACCCAGTTGCGTTTTCCAAGCAACTGCAAGATGCCGGTGCGGGCGAAATCGTGCTCAATTCCGTGGATAGAGACGGGCTCATGCAGGGGTATGACCTTGATCTGGCGATGCAGTTCAAACAGGCGCTTAAAGTGCCTGTCACCTTTTTGGGAGGTGCTGGCTCTTTAGAGCATATGGGTGAACTCATTTCAAATTTAGGAGTAGTGGGAGCTTCGGCTGGAAGTCTTTTTGTTTTCAAAGGAAAATACCGCGCGGTTCTGATCAATTACCCGACGCCTGACCAAAAAATTAAGCTGTGCCGCGACGCATTGAAACAATAA
- a CDS encoding nucleotidyltransferase family protein has product MNQWKRIAVPKDTPLETAIATLDEGGQRIVLVVDDDERLQGTLTDGDVRRALLRHQPLTTPVGEVMCIRPQVAQLQWSREKILSVMESTRLLHLPVVDAVGRVVGLETLHELLDKKPIDNPVFLMAGGFGKRLYPLTQDCPKPMLKVGDKPILELILQSLADVGFHRFYISTHYLPEMIRDYFGDGSRWGVSIQYVHEDVPLGTGGALGLLPRGEVGLPMILMNGDLLTRVDYRSLLEFHQRHQGAATLCVREYESQVPYGVIQSEGHRITQIVEKPVQRFFISAGIYVLSPELIGRVVPGERIDMPTLLEQEIVAGRDVNMFPVHEYWLDIGRMDDFHRAQEEVRL; this is encoded by the coding sequence ATGAATCAATGGAAACGCATCGCTGTCCCCAAAGACACCCCGCTGGAAACCGCCATCGCTACATTAGATGAGGGCGGTCAGCGCATCGTGCTGGTCGTCGACGATGACGAGCGTCTGCAAGGCACGCTGACCGACGGTGATGTCCGACGTGCGTTGCTGCGCCATCAGCCCCTGACGACGCCGGTCGGCGAGGTCATGTGCATTAGGCCCCAGGTGGCCCAGCTCCAGTGGTCCCGCGAGAAGATCCTGTCAGTGATGGAAAGCACACGGCTGCTGCATCTTCCGGTGGTGGATGCCGTCGGCCGCGTTGTCGGTCTGGAAACTCTGCATGAACTGCTCGACAAGAAACCTATCGACAACCCCGTCTTCCTGATGGCCGGTGGGTTCGGTAAGCGCCTCTATCCGCTTACCCAGGACTGCCCGAAGCCCATGCTTAAGGTCGGAGACAAGCCCATCCTCGAGCTGATTCTGCAGAGCTTGGCAGACGTCGGTTTTCATCGCTTCTACATCTCCACGCATTACCTTCCAGAAATGATCCGCGACTACTTCGGCGACGGGAGCAGGTGGGGCGTGAGCATTCAGTATGTCCATGAAGACGTGCCTCTGGGCACCGGCGGCGCGTTGGGTCTGCTTCCCCGGGGCGAGGTCGGGCTACCGATGATCCTTATGAATGGCGACCTGTTGACCCGCGTCGACTACCGCAGCCTGCTTGAGTTCCATCAACGGCATCAGGGCGCCGCGACCCTTTGCGTGCGCGAGTACGAGAGCCAGGTTCCCTACGGGGTCATACAGAGCGAGGGCCATCGCATCACGCAGATAGTCGAGAAGCCGGTGCAGCGCTTTTTCATCAGCGCCGGCATCTACGTCCTGTCGCCTGAACTGATCGGACGCGTCGTGCCCGGTGAGCGCATCGACATGCCCACGCTGTTAGAGCAGGAAATCGTTGCCGGGCGTGACGTCAATATGTTCCCCGTGCATGAATACTGGCTGGACATTGGGCGCATGGACGATTTCCATCGCGCGCAGGAAGAGGTCCGTTTGTGA
- a CDS encoding N-acetyl sugar amidotransferase — translation MNQVYKICSHCIMDTSDPSIHFDAKGQCDYCNNFNATIRPNWHIDAGGDRRLARMVSSIRDAGAGKDFDCIIGLSGGLDSSYVAYVAKEKMGLRPLLFHVDAGWNTDQAVGNIEKLVDGLGLDLYTDVVNWEAVKRMQVAFLKAGIPDQDLVQDAAFFSGLYRFARKYNIKHILTGSNFSTECCREPEEWGGYLGIDKTLFGDIWKQCGDGKPNDEFPLVDILVYKIWYQKILGMKVHHPLNLVPYVKKDAEDELERRFGWQRFKHKHHESRFTRFYEDYWLPRRFGFEKRRAHFSSLIMTGQITRDQALDRISRPEMDEHFLKQEFEYVAHKLGLTVDELQALFVLPKKTFRDYKNKRDLIGMGANLMRKLGLEKRFFR, via the coding sequence ATGAATCAAGTATATAAAATATGTAGTCATTGCATCATGGATACGTCGGATCCGAGCATTCATTTCGATGCTAAAGGACAATGTGATTACTGCAACAACTTCAATGCCACCATCAGACCGAACTGGCATATTGATGCTGGAGGTGATCGGCGTCTGGCTCGAATGGTCAGTTCGATACGAGATGCAGGAGCTGGAAAGGACTTCGACTGCATCATTGGCCTAAGTGGCGGGTTGGATAGTTCCTACGTGGCATATGTAGCTAAAGAAAAAATGGGCTTGCGACCTCTCTTGTTTCATGTGGATGCAGGTTGGAATACCGATCAAGCCGTAGGGAACATTGAAAAACTGGTCGATGGCTTGGGACTGGATTTATACACAGACGTTGTGAACTGGGAAGCTGTCAAACGCATGCAAGTGGCTTTTCTAAAAGCGGGCATTCCAGACCAAGACTTAGTACAAGATGCAGCTTTCTTTTCGGGTCTCTACCGGTTTGCGCGTAAGTACAATATAAAGCATATTCTCACAGGTTCTAATTTCTCGACCGAATGCTGCCGTGAGCCTGAGGAGTGGGGGGGCTACCTGGGTATCGACAAGACATTGTTTGGTGACATATGGAAGCAATGTGGCGATGGCAAACCCAATGATGAGTTCCCACTAGTTGACATATTGGTTTACAAAATTTGGTACCAAAAGATATTGGGAATGAAAGTGCATCATCCACTTAACCTGGTGCCTTATGTCAAGAAAGATGCGGAAGATGAGCTAGAGCGCCGATTTGGCTGGCAGCGCTTCAAGCATAAACATCACGAGTCTCGGTTCACTCGCTTTTATGAAGATTATTGGTTGCCGCGCCGCTTTGGTTTTGAAAAGCGCCGGGCTCACTTCTCCAGCCTGATCATGACGGGACAGATAACGCGCGACCAAGCCCTGGATCGCATCTCGCGCCCAGAAATGGACGAACATTTTCTGAAGCAGGAGTTTGAATATGTCGCGCACAAGTTAGGTCTTACGGTAGATGAATTGCAAGCTTTGTTTGTTTTGCCGAAGAAAACATTCCGTGACTACAAAAACAAACGTGATCTGATTGGAATGGGTGCAAATCTGATGCGTAAGCTGGGTCTGGAAAAAAGGTTTTTCCGATGA
- the wecB gene encoding non-hydrolyzing UDP-N-acetylglucosamine 2-epimerase has product MKKLKVMSVVGTRPEIIRLSRVFAALDIHCEHVLVHTGQNYDYELNQVFFDDLGVRKPDYFLNSAEGSTSAAHTIGNLITAVDGVLAKEKPEAMLVLGDTNSCLSVIPAKRRKVPIFHMEAGNRCFDQRVPEETNRRIVDHTADINLTYSTIARDYLLREGLPPDQVVKTGSPMFEVLNHYLPQIKASNALTRLELRAGQYFVVSAHREENIESERSFNKLVGVLNSVAEDHGLPVVVSTHPRTQKRVDATGAKFHPLVRLMKPLGFHDYVNLQMQAKAVLSDSGTINEESSILNFPALNLREAHERPEGMEEASVMMVGLEVERVRQGLAILDTQQRGANRSLRLVTDYSMPNVSDKVVRIIHSYTDYVNRVVWKNY; this is encoded by the coding sequence ATGAAGAAACTAAAAGTGATGTCGGTCGTGGGTACCCGCCCGGAAATCATCCGTTTGTCGCGCGTGTTCGCGGCCCTAGATATTCATTGTGAACATGTATTGGTACACACGGGTCAGAACTATGATTACGAGTTGAACCAAGTTTTTTTTGATGATTTGGGTGTTCGTAAGCCTGACTATTTCTTGAACAGCGCGGAGGGAAGTACCAGCGCTGCTCACACAATAGGCAACCTCATCACGGCGGTTGATGGGGTTTTGGCGAAAGAAAAGCCTGAGGCAATGTTGGTCCTCGGAGACACAAACAGTTGCTTGTCAGTGATCCCCGCGAAGCGTCGTAAGGTGCCAATTTTCCACATGGAGGCTGGTAACCGTTGTTTTGATCAACGCGTCCCTGAGGAGACGAACCGACGAATTGTCGACCACACTGCCGACATCAACCTCACCTACAGCACTATCGCCCGTGACTACCTGCTCCGTGAAGGCCTTCCACCTGATCAAGTTGTCAAGACCGGAAGCCCCATGTTTGAGGTGCTAAACCATTATTTGCCACAAATCAAAGCCTCAAATGCGCTGACCCGATTAGAACTGCGAGCTGGACAGTACTTCGTCGTTAGCGCTCACCGAGAAGAGAACATCGAGTCAGAGAGGTCGTTCAACAAACTGGTGGGCGTGCTCAATTCTGTTGCAGAGGATCATGGACTGCCTGTGGTTGTGTCTACGCATCCTCGCACTCAAAAGCGGGTGGATGCAACTGGGGCAAAGTTCCATCCGCTTGTGCGGCTGATGAAGCCATTGGGTTTCCATGATTATGTTAATCTCCAAATGCAAGCCAAGGCCGTGTTGTCAGACAGTGGGACAATTAATGAGGAGTCATCTATCCTTAACTTCCCAGCGCTTAACCTGCGCGAGGCGCACGAACGTCCCGAAGGTATGGAAGAAGCTAGCGTGATGATGGTTGGCTTGGAGGTGGAGCGCGTACGCCAAGGACTGGCCATTCTGGACACACAGCAGAGAGGCGCAAACCGAAGCCTCCGCTTGGTGACTGACTACAGCATGCCCAACGTTAGTGACAAGGTGGTGCGCATCATTCATAGCTACACCGACTACGTGAACCGCGTGGTGTGGAAGAACTATTGA
- a CDS encoding acylneuraminate cytidylyltransferase family protein, whose product MSTFAFIFARGGSKGLPGKNIRPLGGLPLLAHGIRLAQSIARIDRVFVSTDDEVIAVVAREYGAEVIDRPAELATDTASEWMAWRHAIAYVRGSLGLHFDTMLSLPATSPLRNQDDVLGCLDALRGEVEAVITVTPSARSPYFNMVSENAQGYSRVVLGNTKFQRRQDVPAVYDVTTVAYVTRPDFVLTHASLFDGRVKAVVVPKERAVDIDDEFDFKVAQALLDT is encoded by the coding sequence ATGAGCACTTTCGCTTTCATCTTCGCCCGCGGTGGTTCCAAGGGCCTGCCCGGCAAGAACATCCGACCGCTGGGTGGTTTGCCCCTGCTAGCCCACGGCATACGCCTCGCCCAGTCGATCGCGCGTATCGACCGTGTGTTCGTCTCGACCGACGACGAGGTCATCGCGGTGGTGGCCCGTGAATACGGCGCTGAGGTCATTGACCGTCCGGCGGAGCTCGCAACCGACACGGCCTCGGAGTGGATGGCTTGGCGTCACGCTATCGCCTACGTTCGCGGATCCTTGGGGCTGCACTTCGATACGATGCTGAGCCTGCCCGCGACGAGCCCTCTTCGCAATCAGGACGATGTGCTGGGGTGCTTGGACGCCTTACGAGGCGAGGTCGAGGCGGTCATTACCGTGACACCGTCCGCCCGCAGCCCCTACTTCAACATGGTGAGCGAGAACGCGCAGGGCTACTCCCGCGTCGTGCTGGGCAATACCAAGTTTCAGCGCCGGCAAGACGTTCCAGCGGTCTACGACGTGACGACGGTTGCGTACGTCACCCGCCCAGATTTCGTGCTCACGCACGCCAGTCTGTTTGATGGCCGTGTCAAGGCGGTGGTCGTTCCCAAGGAGCGCGCCGTTGACATCGATGACGAATTCGACTTCAAAGTGGCCCAAGCCCTTCTCGACACATGA